The Burkholderia mallei ATCC 23344 genome has a window encoding:
- a CDS encoding sulfonate ABC transporter substrate-binding protein yields the protein MIRPARWFARTVTAALASLCVASAFAQDAAGDKVLRVGYQKAGLLAVVKAQGTLETRVKPLGYTVKWFEFPAGPQLLEALNADSVDIGYTGAPPAVFAQASGVRFVYVGAEPPSPHNEAIVVKADSPLRRVADLRGRKVALQKGSSANYLLLEALRQAGVRYDEIRPIYLPPADARAAFESGTVDAWVVWDPYYAAAQHALKARTLADYTGLSATYNFYEATRDFATRHPDVVGAVLQQLRETGLWVNAHSAETAALIAPKIGLDRALVETWVKRVPYGTTPLDDKIVASQQRVADAFLAAKLIPRKLTVADNVWTERRAADALAAK from the coding sequence ATGATTCGCCCTGCCCGCTGGTTTGCCCGAACCGTCACCGCCGCACTCGCGTCGCTTTGCGTCGCCTCCGCGTTCGCGCAGGACGCCGCCGGCGACAAGGTGCTGCGCGTCGGCTATCAGAAGGCGGGGCTGCTCGCGGTCGTCAAGGCGCAGGGTACGCTCGAGACGCGCGTGAAGCCGCTCGGCTACACGGTCAAATGGTTCGAGTTCCCGGCCGGGCCGCAACTGCTCGAAGCGCTGAACGCGGACAGCGTCGACATCGGCTACACGGGCGCACCGCCCGCGGTGTTCGCGCAGGCGAGCGGCGTGCGCTTCGTCTACGTCGGCGCGGAGCCGCCGTCGCCGCACAACGAGGCGATCGTCGTGAAAGCCGATTCGCCGCTCAGGCGCGTCGCCGATCTGCGGGGCAGGAAAGTCGCGCTGCAGAAAGGCTCGAGCGCGAACTATCTGCTGCTCGAAGCGTTGCGCCAAGCCGGCGTGCGCTACGACGAGATCCGCCCGATCTACCTGCCGCCCGCCGACGCGCGCGCCGCGTTCGAGAGCGGCACCGTCGACGCGTGGGTGGTCTGGGATCCGTACTACGCGGCCGCGCAGCACGCGCTGAAGGCACGCACGCTCGCCGACTACACCGGCTTGTCCGCCACGTACAACTTCTATGAAGCGACGCGCGATTTCGCGACCCGCCATCCGGACGTCGTCGGCGCGGTACTGCAGCAGTTGCGCGAGACCGGCCTGTGGGTCAACGCGCATTCCGCCGAAACCGCCGCGCTGATCGCGCCGAAGATCGGCCTCGATCGGGCGCTCGTCGAGACCTGGGTGAAACGCGTGCCGTACGGCACGACGCCGCTCGACGACAAGATCGTCGCGTCGCAGCAGCGCGTCGCCGACGCGTTTCTCGCGGCGAAGCTGATTCCGCGAAAGCTGACCGTCGCCGACAACGTCTGGACCGAGCGCCGCGCCGCCGACGCGCTCGCGGCGAAGTAG